The proteins below are encoded in one region of SAR324 cluster bacterium:
- the atpE gene encoding ATP synthase F0 subunit C, with amino-acid sequence MNKRLMLILFLMLLAAPLYAQEYGELATFGFAMGAGVAISFAALGGGIGQGICMRGALEGIARNPNASGKIFTPMIIGLALIESLVIYALVIAFILQGKV; translated from the coding sequence ATGAACAAAAGACTCATGCTGATCCTGTTTCTGATGCTGCTGGCAGCCCCACTGTACGCCCAAGAATATGGTGAACTGGCCACCTTCGGCTTTGCCATGGGTGCTGGTGTGGCGATCTCCTTCGCTGCTCTCGGTGGTGGAATCGGTCAAGGCATTTGTATGCGCGGCGCCCTCGAAGGGATCGCCCGCAACCCGAATGCCTCTGGCAAGATCTTCACTCCGATGATTATCGGTTTGGCGTTGATCGAATCCCTCGTGATTTATGCGCTCGTGATTGCCTTCATTCTGCAAGGTAAGGTCTAA